A genomic stretch from Rhabdothermincola salaria includes:
- a CDS encoding ABC transporter permease — MTTDLTLDSGTASPTAESGDLTHEVPTGLVWAWRDSWTEAMRHLRIVPRNPDLLIFATIQPIMFVLLFNYVFGGAIGAIPGYDDYTQYLLPGVFAQTVLFGSAFTGIGVAEDMTKGIIDRLRSLPMFQPAVLIGRTVSDIVRNLFTFVVMLVVGLLIGFRFEGGLVNALGATVLLLGFSYAFSWVQALIGLSVKSVEAANSAGFIWMFPLTFISSAFVSTETMPDWLGTIADWNPFTQLTNAARALYNGNDPGSALWISIAWAIGITVVFATLASRKYSRSASR; from the coding sequence ATGACCACCGACCTCACCCTCGACTCCGGCACGGCGTCGCCGACGGCGGAGTCCGGCGATCTCACCCACGAGGTCCCCACCGGCCTCGTCTGGGCCTGGCGCGACAGCTGGACCGAGGCCATGCGCCACCTGCGCATCGTGCCTCGCAACCCGGACCTGCTGATCTTCGCCACCATCCAGCCGATCATGTTCGTGCTGCTGTTCAACTACGTGTTCGGCGGCGCCATCGGGGCCATCCCCGGCTACGACGACTACACGCAGTACCTGCTGCCCGGCGTGTTCGCCCAGACGGTGCTGTTCGGTTCGGCCTTCACCGGCATCGGCGTGGCCGAGGACATGACCAAGGGCATCATCGACCGCCTCCGGTCGCTGCCCATGTTCCAACCGGCGGTCCTGATCGGGCGCACGGTCTCCGACATCGTGCGCAACCTGTTCACCTTCGTGGTCATGCTCGTCGTCGGGTTGCTCATCGGGTTCCGCTTCGAGGGCGGGCTGGTCAACGCCCTGGGGGCCACGGTCCTGCTCCTCGGCTTCAGCTACGCCTTCTCGTGGGTCCAGGCCCTCATCGGCCTGTCGGTGAAGTCGGTCGAGGCGGCCAACTCCGCCGGGTTCATCTGGATGTTCCCCCTCACGTTCATCTCGTCGGCGTTCGTGAGCACCGAGACGATGCCGGACTGGTTGGGCACCATCGCCGACTGGAACCCCTTCACCCAGCTCACCAACGCCGCCCGCGCCCTGTACAACGGCAACGATCCCGGCTCGGCGCTGTGGATCTCGATCGCGTGGGCCATCGGGATCACGGTGGTCTTCGCCACCCTGGCGTCGCGCAAGTACAGCCGCTCCGCCTCACGCTGA
- a CDS encoding DEAD/DEAH box helicase, with the protein MGDEDTTSSTTADEHRSDLTHPEDPDAPPAGPPAPRPLREVLADGDLARDPAFVALVEAHAWGEADEAGTAELEARPQAWQRTLLDLLHETDDSLVGLRRGRGPEVAQAVADLEGEQQRLERVLHRLLGIAEPESVSAAPESLVGPVVLQLTWADRKLVAWAGGPGQDPVDRAGLDDALAATAAPPVWGDRAPLQLPDGSGRSASVESQVGAVLGWLLADCTDTDVPGLGPSARWLGHVAAWAVELVAHGAMVPHVRRLHRKSRQKPSYVVTWTPSLVDAERLRRTAEAMPGAVSVLSPGVDAATVTRAVLAEVVDVVCHDAAKRVEVPAVPPDIRNPGELAETVIGHLDGSSFEAPAGLVGDLTNALDRWSSPVTSKAYRPLVLKLEAPDSGNAWDLAVFAQGSNQRLTPVEVALVNAGNQRREMEANLVRLERLFDPLTRPGGLRRGEVVLSQEEAWDLMTVTGPILRDAGFDVRVPALSRRKPTPSLRLFAEGGETAVGANQLADVRWTAVFDDVELTAADIRRLAAEARPLVRVGGQWVAIDHADLAAAAEALAERSTKTRMSGAEMLRQALGLDGSPLAGGVSIAGEGWAADLLAKASTATLEPATDPEGFEGELRSYQGEALAWLRFLDSAGLGGCLALDMGLGKTPTMLAHLVATAGEAPALVVAPPAVVGNWASEARKFTPGLKVVVHHGASRSGGESLEREIDGADVVITTYATAVRDIEQLEKVEFGKVVLDEAQAIKNPANDTSQQLRRLQARTRVALTGTPIENGLGDLWAILDFTNPGLVGPRAPFVASLSANGGGTRDAAERALRALNGILVFRRTKAEPAIAAELPDRIDELDHCSMTPEQIGLYQAVLDALVTQSTVEEGADKRKGQVLAAITALKQICNHPVAYRHDDEALDGRSGKLARLEEIVEVVYAAEERVLVFTHFAEWGVKLAEHLTKRFGIPVGCYHGGLSRGARDQLIADFQALEGPGALVLSLKAGGTGLNLTNANHVVLYDRWWNPAVEDQARDRAWRIGQTKTVIAHRLVCPGTVDERVEEVVAGKRHIADLVLPKSSTLGDLDPSQLKVALGLRGDEVLTDDDPRPGDHEGTTTEEDAA; encoded by the coding sequence ATGGGCGACGAGGACACGACCTCGTCGACGACCGCCGACGAGCACCGATCCGACCTCACCCACCCCGAAGACCCGGACGCACCGCCGGCCGGACCGCCGGCCCCCCGGCCCCTCCGCGAGGTGTTGGCCGACGGGGACCTGGCGCGTGACCCCGCGTTCGTCGCCCTCGTCGAGGCCCACGCATGGGGTGAGGCCGACGAGGCCGGCACCGCCGAGCTCGAGGCCCGCCCCCAGGCCTGGCAGCGCACCCTCCTCGACCTGCTCCACGAGACCGACGACTCCCTCGTGGGCCTGCGTCGGGGCCGTGGCCCCGAGGTCGCCCAGGCCGTCGCCGACCTCGAGGGCGAGCAACAGCGCCTCGAACGTGTCCTGCACCGGCTCCTCGGCATCGCCGAACCCGAGTCCGTGTCCGCCGCGCCCGAGTCTCTCGTGGGCCCGGTCGTGCTCCAGCTCACGTGGGCCGATCGCAAGCTCGTCGCCTGGGCCGGCGGACCCGGCCAGGACCCGGTCGATCGCGCCGGTCTCGACGACGCCCTGGCGGCCACGGCCGCGCCACCGGTGTGGGGCGACCGGGCCCCGCTGCAGCTCCCCGACGGCTCCGGCCGCTCGGCATCGGTCGAGTCGCAGGTCGGCGCCGTGCTGGGGTGGCTGCTGGCCGACTGCACCGACACCGACGTCCCCGGCCTCGGCCCCAGCGCCCGCTGGCTCGGCCACGTCGCCGCCTGGGCCGTCGAGCTCGTGGCCCACGGCGCCATGGTCCCCCACGTGCGCCGCCTGCACCGCAAGAGCCGCCAGAAGCCCTCCTACGTCGTCACCTGGACCCCGTCGCTCGTCGACGCCGAGCGCCTGCGGCGCACCGCCGAGGCCATGCCCGGTGCCGTCAGCGTGCTCAGCCCCGGGGTCGACGCCGCCACCGTCACCCGGGCCGTGCTGGCCGAGGTCGTCGACGTCGTGTGCCACGACGCCGCCAAGCGGGTCGAGGTGCCCGCCGTCCCGCCCGACATCCGCAATCCCGGCGAGCTGGCCGAGACCGTCATCGGCCACCTCGACGGCTCTTCCTTCGAAGCCCCCGCCGGCCTGGTCGGCGACCTGACCAACGCCCTCGACCGGTGGTCGTCACCGGTCACCTCCAAGGCCTACCGCCCCCTCGTGCTCAAGCTCGAGGCCCCCGACTCCGGCAACGCCTGGGACCTGGCGGTGTTCGCCCAGGGCTCGAACCAGCGCCTCACCCCCGTCGAGGTGGCCCTGGTCAACGCCGGCAACCAACGGCGCGAGATGGAGGCCAACCTGGTGCGCCTCGAGCGCCTCTTCGACCCGCTCACCCGCCCCGGCGGCCTGCGGCGGGGCGAGGTCGTGCTCAGCCAGGAAGAGGCCTGGGACCTCATGACCGTGACCGGTCCGATCCTGCGCGACGCCGGCTTCGACGTGCGCGTGCCGGCCCTCTCGCGCCGCAAGCCCACACCGTCGCTGCGGTTGTTCGCCGAGGGCGGCGAGACCGCGGTCGGCGCCAACCAGCTCGCCGACGTGCGTTGGACGGCGGTGTTCGACGACGTCGAGCTCACCGCCGCCGACATCCGCCGGCTGGCCGCCGAGGCCCGCCCGCTCGTACGGGTCGGCGGCCAGTGGGTGGCCATCGACCACGCCGACCTGGCCGCCGCCGCCGAGGCCCTGGCCGAGCGCTCCACCAAGACCCGCATGTCGGGCGCCGAGATGCTGCGCCAGGCGCTCGGCCTCGACGGCTCTCCGCTCGCCGGCGGGGTCTCCATCGCCGGGGAGGGATGGGCCGCCGACCTGCTGGCCAAAGCCTCCACGGCCACCCTCGAGCCGGCCACCGACCCCGAGGGCTTCGAGGGCGAGCTGCGCAGCTACCAGGGCGAGGCCCTGGCCTGGCTGCGGTTCCTCGACTCCGCCGGGCTGGGTGGCTGCCTGGCCCTCGACATGGGCCTGGGCAAGACCCCGACGATGCTGGCCCACCTGGTGGCCACCGCCGGGGAGGCCCCGGCCCTCGTCGTCGCCCCTCCTGCCGTGGTCGGCAACTGGGCCTCCGAGGCCCGCAAGTTCACCCCGGGCCTCAAGGTCGTGGTGCACCACGGCGCCTCTCGCTCCGGGGGCGAGTCCCTCGAGCGCGAGATCGACGGCGCCGACGTGGTCATCACCACCTACGCCACGGCGGTGCGCGACATCGAACAGCTCGAGAAGGTGGAGTTCGGCAAGGTCGTCCTCGACGAGGCCCAGGCCATCAAGAACCCGGCCAACGACACCTCCCAGCAGCTGCGTCGCCTCCAGGCCCGCACCCGGGTGGCCCTGACCGGCACCCCCATCGAGAACGGCCTGGGCGACCTGTGGGCCATCCTCGACTTCACCAACCCCGGCCTGGTGGGACCCCGCGCCCCGTTCGTGGCCTCGCTGTCGGCCAACGGCGGCGGCACCCGCGACGCCGCCGAGCGGGCCCTGCGTGCCCTCAACGGCATCCTGGTGTTCCGTCGCACCAAGGCCGAACCGGCGATCGCCGCCGAGCTGCCCGACCGGATCGACGAGCTCGACCACTGCTCGATGACGCCCGAGCAGATCGGCCTCTACCAGGCGGTCCTCGACGCCCTGGTCACCCAGTCGACCGTCGAAGAGGGGGCCGACAAGCGCAAGGGCCAGGTGCTGGCCGCCATCACCGCCCTCAAGCAGATCTGCAACCACCCGGTCGCCTACCGCCACGACGACGAGGCCCTCGACGGGCGGTCCGGCAAGCTGGCCCGCCTCGAGGAGATCGTCGAGGTGGTCTACGCCGCCGAGGAACGGGTCCTGGTGTTCACCCACTTCGCCGAGTGGGGCGTGAAGCTGGCCGAGCACCTCACGAAGCGCTTCGGCATCCCGGTGGGCTGCTACCACGGAGGTCTCTCCCGCGGCGCCCGCGACCAGCTCATCGCCGACTTCCAGGCGCTCGAGGGCCCCGGCGCCCTGGTGCTGTCGCTCAAGGCCGGTGGCACCGGGCTGAACCTCACCAACGCCAACCACGTGGTGCTCTACGACCGCTGGTGGAACCCGGCGGTCGAGGACCAGGCCCGCGACCGGGCCTGGCGCATCGGCCAGACCAAGACCGTGATCGCCCACCGCCTCGTGTGCCCCGGCACCGTCGACGAACGCGTCGAAGAGGTGGTGGCCGGCAAGCGCCACATCGCCGACCTCGTCCTGCCCAAGTCGAGCACCCTCGGCGACCTCGATCCCAGCCAGCTGAAGGTGGCCCTGGGCCTGCGCGGCGACGAGGTCCTCACCGACGACGATCCCCGACCAGGCGATCACGAGGGCACCACCACCGAGGAGGACGCCGCATGA